The Theropithecus gelada isolate Dixy chromosome X, Tgel_1.0, whole genome shotgun sequence genome includes a window with the following:
- the TEX13D gene encoding TEX13 family member D produces MAMNFGDRASGFRHSDVIRFINNEVLTDGSGPAFYVAFRSRPWNEVEDGLRAIVADSQVPRAIKRACTWSALALSVRVAARQREQMLYHVRRLQRHVEERQVTSWALTSQLQQLRLEHKVAATQLHLAQAALQQALNERDGLYGRLLQVERFPQAAPLTHEIMSGPQAEQNGAAACPLATEQQRDMVAMGTQANAQMPTPTDALYVPGPLSLWAQGMQPPLPVPHPSPLPPRFPMKSPFLPPLPPAVVMGAEAAAVPLQMPPTEIHPPCPWPAVGLQEEMAPQWYQRSYIQEEDSKILQGSFPLEDSRSHSQGESSERSQRMPLPGDSGCHNPLSESPQGTAPLGSSGCHSQEEGTERPQGMVPLGNIERQNQKEGPKRAWRMRTLVFRRSRKPEGSERPQGTVPQGDRSYSQEGCSERAQEMATMVFIRRRKPEEGPERPQGTPLGDSRSHGVRESPKKWQRWRQKAKKPKVNKVSGSQQQEKPASFPIAVNWKCPWCKAINFSWRTACYKCKKACVPFESGGQTH; encoded by the coding sequence GCTCGCGGCCGTGGAACGAGGTAGAGGACGGGCTTCGGGCCATTGTGGCTGACTCGCAGGTGCCGCGCGCTATCAAGAGGGCCTGCACCTGGAGCGCGTTGGCTTTGAGTGTGCGAGTGGCCGCGAGGCAGCGGGAGCAGATGCTGTATCACGTTCGGCGGCTGCAAAGGCATGTGGAGGAGCGCCAggtgacctcctgggctctaacGTCCCAGTTGCAGCAGCTGCGCCTGGAGCATAAGGTGGCGGCAACACAGCTGCACCTCGCGCAGGCTGCCCTGCAGCAGGCGCTGAATGAGCGTGATGGGCTGTACGGGAGGCTGCTCCAGGTCGAGAGGTTTCCCCAGGCCGCTCCACTGACCCATGAAATAATGTCTGGGCCTCAAGCAGAGCAGAATGGGGCTGCGGCATGTCCCCTGGCTACAGAGCAGCAGAGAGATATGGTGGCCATGGGGACACAGGCTAATGCGCAGATGCCAACCCCAACAGATGCTCTTTATGTGCCAGGACCTCTGAGTCTCTGGGCCCAAGGCATGCAACCTCCTCTGCCAGTGCCACAtccatccccactcccaccacGATTTCCAATGAAATCCCCATTTTTGCCACCTCTACCACCTGCTGTAGTCATGggggcagaagcagcagcagtccCACTTCAGATGCCTCCTActgagatccacccaccttgcccgtGGCCTGCAGTGGGCTTGCAGGAGGAGATGGCCCCTCAGTGGTACCAGAGAAGCTACATCCAGGAGGAAGATTCCAAAATCCTTCAGGGGTCATTCCCCTTAGAAGACAGCAGAAGCCACAGTCAGGGAGAAAGTTCAGAGAGGTCCCAAAGAATGCCCCTCCCTGGGGACAGTGGGTGCCACAACCCGCTGTCAGAGAGTCCCCAGGGGACAGCTCCACTGGGGAGCAGCGGATGCCACTCCCAGGAAGAAGGTACAGAAAGACCCCAGGGGATGGTTCCCCTGGGGAACATAGAAAGACAAAATCAGAAAGAAGGTCCAAAGAGGGCCTGGAGGATGCGCACCCTGGTGTTTCGCAGGAGCCGCAAACCAGAAGGTTCAGAGAGGCCTCAAGGGACTGTCCCccagggagacagaagttacagcCAGGAAGGATGTTCAGAGAGGGCCCAGGAAATGGCCACCATGGTGTTTATCAGGAGGCGCAAACCAGAAGAAGGTCCAGAGAGACCCCAGGGCACTCCCCTGGGGGACAGCAGGAGCCATGGTGTCAGAGAAAGCCCAAAGAAATGGCAACGTTGGAGGCAGAAGGCCAAGAAACCAAAAGTGAATAAAGTCTCAGGATCCCAGCAACAGGAGAAGCCTGCCTCATTTCCAATTGCAGTGAATTGGAAATGCCCATGGTGTAAAGCCATTAATTTTTCATGGCGTACAGCCTGCTATAAATGCAAGAAAGCCTGTGTGCCATTTGAGAGTGGAGGACAAACTCACTGA
- the SH2D1A gene encoding SH2 domain-containing protein 1A isoform X2, with protein MDAVAVYHGKISRETGEKLLLATGLDGSYLLRDSESVPGVYCLCVLYHGYIYTYRVSQTETGSWSAETAPGVHKRYFRKIKNLISAFQKPDQGIVIPLQYPVEKKSSARSTQGIREDPDVCLKAP; from the exons ATGGACGCAGTGGCTGTGTATCATGGCAAAATCAGCAGGGAAACAGGCGAGAAGCTCCTGCTTGCCACTGGGCTGGATGGCAGCTATTTGCTGAGGGACAGCGAGAGCGTGCCAGGAGTGTACTGCCTGTGTGTGCT GTATCACGGTTACATTTATACATACCGAGTGTCCCAGACAGAAACAGGTTCTTGGAGTGCTGAg ACAGCACCTGGGGTACATAAAAGATATTTTcggaaaataaaaaatctcatttcAGCATTTCAGAAGCCAGATCAAGGCATTGTAATACCTCTGCAGTATCCAGTTGAGAAGAAGTCCTCAGCTAGAAGTACACAAG ggATAAGAGAAGATCCTGATGTCTGCCTGAAAGccccatga
- the SH2D1A gene encoding SH2 domain-containing protein 1A isoform X1, whose product MDAVAVYHGKISRETGEKLLLATGLDGSYLLRDSESVPGVYCLCVLYHGYIYTYRVSQTETGSWSAETAPGVHKRYFRKIKNLISAFQKPDQGIVIPLQYPVEKKSSARSTQGTTGIREDPDVCLKAP is encoded by the exons ATGGACGCAGTGGCTGTGTATCATGGCAAAATCAGCAGGGAAACAGGCGAGAAGCTCCTGCTTGCCACTGGGCTGGATGGCAGCTATTTGCTGAGGGACAGCGAGAGCGTGCCAGGAGTGTACTGCCTGTGTGTGCT GTATCACGGTTACATTTATACATACCGAGTGTCCCAGACAGAAACAGGTTCTTGGAGTGCTGAg ACAGCACCTGGGGTACATAAAAGATATTTTcggaaaataaaaaatctcatttcAGCATTTCAGAAGCCAGATCAAGGCATTGTAATACCTCTGCAGTATCCAGTTGAGAAGAAGTCCTCAGCTAGAAGTACACAAGGTACTACAG ggATAAGAGAAGATCCTGATGTCTGCCTGAAAGccccatga